One window of the Trifolium pratense cultivar HEN17-A07 linkage group LG2, ARS_RC_1.1, whole genome shotgun sequence genome contains the following:
- the LOC123905327 gene encoding uncharacterized protein LOC123905327 gives MLKLDIAQLKNFVCPLRAVKGQIVADFLADHSVVEVSITYVESEPWMLYFDGSRQKHGTGIGILIISPLRIPTKFKYKINGTCSNNEAEYEALIAGLKILLDLGAKHVKIRGDSELVIKQLTKEYKCIQEHLMKYFVIAFSLLKRFDTCDIQHVPRIENQEANDLAQIASGYKLTKEKLEELVEIKEKLITCEAMPHQLGANEQSVETNSEMVDTHFDEVMTEIFVIDNLTDNDWRQPIVNYLENPAGITERKVKYRALSYTIMGNELFKKTPEGVLLKCLSENEAYVVISNAHSGACGAHQACHKMKWLLFRQGLYWPSMLKDCIEYAKGCQECQKHAGIQHVPAKAIALTNVDQEAVINFVQNHIIYRFGLPETITTDQGTVFVGRKMQDFAEQSGFKLITSTPYYAQANGQVEAANKVIIGLIKRHMAQKPKNWHKTLDQVLWACRNSPKESTGSTPFRLTYGHDAVLPVEIMMQSIRVQRQLDLPPDQYWNLMLDELVDVDEERFQALDALIRQKERIAKTYNKKVTSKTFDVGDLVWKVILPMDRRYRVFGKWSPNWEGPFKISQVLSNGAYEIEELTPEKRSVNMHKK, from the exons ATGCTGAAACTAGATATAGCTCAATTGAAAAACTTTGTCTgt CCTTTGAGGGCTGTCAAAGGCCAAATAGTGGCTGATTTCCTCGCTGATCATTCAGTGGTCGAAGTTTCGATAACATATGTAGAATCTGAGCCTTGGATGTTATACTTTGATGGCTCGAGACAAaaacatggtacaggaattggaatcttaatcatCTCTCCTTTAAGGATTCCAACAAAGTTTAAGTATAAGATTAATGGAACTTGCTCCAATAATGAAGCTGAGTATGAGGCTTTAATTGCAGGCCTAAAGATTCTTTTAGACCtgggggcaaaacatgttaaaatcagaggagatTCTGAGTTAGTAATAAAGCAATTAACAAAGGAATACAAGTGtattcaagaacatttgatgaaatactttgttATTGCCTTCTCTTTACTAAAACGTTTCGATACATGTGATATTCAGCATGTGCCTCGAATCGAgaaccaagaagcaaatgatTTAGCTCAAATTGCTTCTGGTTACAAGTtaacaaaagagaaattagAGGAATTGGTTGAAATCAAAGAAAAGCTAATCACATGTGAAGCAATGCCTCATCAGCTGGGGGCAAATGAACAAAGTGTCGAAACCAACTCCGAAATGGTAGATACACACTTCGATGAGGTGATGACAGAAATCTTCGTCATTGATAATTTGACTGACAATGATTGgagacaacccattgttaaTTACCTAGAAAATCCAGCAGGTATAACTGAAAGAAAGGTGAAGTATAGAGCTTTAAGTTACACAATCATGGGGAATGAGTTATTCAAGAAAACACCTGAAGGAGTGTTATTGAAATGCCTTAGTGAGAACGAGGCATATGTAGTAATTTCTAATGCTCACAGTGGGGCTTGTGGTGCTCATCAAGCATGCCACAAaatgaaatggcttttgtttcgacaaGGGCTATATTGGCCCTCTATGCTTAAGGATTGCATAGAATATGCAAAAGGGtgtcaagagtgtcaaaaacaTGCAGGGATACAGCATGTTCCAGCGA aggctATAGCCCTAACGAATGTGGATCAAGAAGCTGTGATCAATTTTGTTCAAaaccatattatttataggtttgggcttcctgagacgatcACTACAGACCAAGGAACAGTGTTTGTTGGTCGCAAAATGCAAGATTTTGCTGAGCAATCAGGCTTTAAGTTAATAACTTCGACGCCTTATTATGCTCAAGCAAACGGACAAGTTGAAGCGGCTAACAAGGTCATAATTGGTTTAATTAAAAGACACATGGCTcaaaagccaaagaattggcataaGACTTTAGATCAAGTCCTATGGGCATGCAGAAATTCTCCTAAGGAATCAACAGGTTCGACACCTTTTCGACTAACTTATGGTCATGATGCTGTGTTGCCCGTTGAAATAATGATGCAATCAATTCGAGTGCAAAGGCAACTAGACTTACCACCTGACCAATATTGGAATTTAATGTTAGATGAGTTGGTAGATGTGGATGAGGAGAGGTTTCAAGCGTTGGATGCTTTAATTCGACAAAAGGAAAGAATTGCTAAAACCTACAATAAAAAGGTTACGTCTAAAACCTTCGACGTAGGAGATttagtttggaaagttattCTTCCCATGGATAGAAGATATCGAGTCTTTGGGAAATGGTCACCTAATTGGGAAGGGCCATTTAAAATTTCCCAAGTATTATCAAATGGGGCTTACGAGATTGAAGAATTAACTCCTGAAAAACGTTCAGTCAACatgcataaaaaatga